In a genomic window of Primulina huaijiensis isolate GDHJ02 chromosome 10, ASM1229523v2, whole genome shotgun sequence:
- the LOC140985987 gene encoding uncharacterized protein, which yields MGYLARGCRARIGVNEMSNVGKIGLNSQTLLVIKFPDSWVLRILSRSLFLALVLMALPSLGYVKRTSTSNSDTTTANSFKILPVLLRDLVDEGLIMKGQKGLVLGAGIGEIDKDFEFLRNRGIDLVADYDIKSASQVFDFVFVRSLSGIELIDRSLKEGSIVISQFGNDPSNELQFLGNYKIVYLRRFEYTVVAMKKVGVSPNGSAFPPTRQVSYDDDTASEEEKKAALKGLEDAFLEPPTRALLRKRPRFTSRKIKFLPDLLKDSLEVYPRRMFISDDTSALDWFYKNYPMRDQEFEVYDMEIVGHKHKNDNGGILPQETGVSAWLTKNVRQKDYVVMKAEAEAVEEMLKDKTISLVDELFLECKNQWQHGNNKNKGSKRAYWQCLALYGKVRDEGIAVHQWWN from the coding sequence ATGGGGTATTTGGCTCGTGGGTGCCGAGCCAGGATTGGCGTGAATGAAATGAGTAATGTGGGGAAAATTGGGTTGAATTCTCAGACTCTTTTGGTGATTAAGTTTCCTGATTCATGGGTTTTGCGTATCTTGTCGAGATCTCTGTTCTTGGCGCTGGTTTTGATGGCATTGCCTTCGCTTGGCTATGTGAAAAGAACTTCCACTTCCAATTCGGACACTACCACTGCCAACAGCTTCAAGATTTTACCGGTTCTTTTACGCGATTTAGTGGACGAAGGGCTTATCATGAAAGGCCAGAAAGGTCTTGTTTTAGGCGCTGGAATTGGCGAGATTGATAAAGATTTCGAGTTCTTGAGAAACCGTGGCATTGATTTGGTTGCCGATTATGACATAAAATCTGCGAGCCAGGTGTTTGATTTTGTATTTGTGAGGAGCCTCAGCGGAATTGAGTTGATTGATCGATCTCTTAAAGAGGGTAGCATCGTGATCTCGCAATTTGGGAATGATCCCTCCAACGAACTGCAATTTCTTGgaaattataaaattgtatACCTCAGGAGATTCGAGTACACTGTGGTGGCAATGAAGAAAGTCGGGGTGTCACCGAATGGTTCTGCATTTCCCCCAACGAGACAAGTTTCTTACGATGATGACACCGCGTcggaggaggagaagaaagcTGCACTGAAGGGATTGGAGGACGCTTTTCTTGAGCCCCCTACAAGAGCGCTGTTGAGGAAAAGACCACGCTTCACATCAAGAAAGATCAAGTTTCTACCCGATCTGTTGAAAGATTCTTTGGAGGTGTATCCCCGGCGAATGTTCATATCCGATGACACAAGTGCATTAGACTGGTTTTACAAGAACTATCCCATGAGGGATCAAGAATTCGAGGTCTATGACATGGAGATCGTTGGCCACAAACACAAGAATGACAATGGTGGGATCCTGCCTCAAGAAACAGGAGTGTCGGCTTGGTTAACGAAGAACGTAAGGCAGAAAGACTACGTCGTGATGAAAGCCGAGGCGGAAGCCGTGGAGGAGATGCTCAAGGATAAGACCATATCTCTTGTGGATGAGTTGTTTCTGGAATGCAAGAACCAATGGCAGCATGGAAATAACAAGAATAAAGGAAGTAAAAGAGCTTATTGGCAGTGTTTGGCATTGTATGGAAAAGTAAGAGATGAAGGAATTGCTGTCCACCAGTGGTGGAATTGA